Proteins found in one Seonamhaeicola sp. S2-3 genomic segment:
- a CDS encoding TolC family protein: MKNRLILFFSLLSSFGLFSQENSLSFSLQEAIDYALEHNRTVQNAALDIEAAKKQKWETTSTGLPQINASIDYNHWLKQQISLIPAEFFGGNPGEYAEAVFTTKQSLTATATLSQKIFDGSYLVGLQSAKVYLEISKNAKEKTDLEIRQAVINAYGNVLLAEESINILKRNIDVLQKNLDEITKIYENGLEEEESVEQLQITLSSVQSNLKNTQRLKNIAYQMLNITLGIDVQDKITLTDSLESLASENITLNIFENENAVENNIDYKIATNNIRSNELLLKLEKSKALPTLNAFVNGSYNGYGEQFNFLKKEQDWYGASLFGVTMNIPIFSSLGKSAATQKAKINLEKAKNDFENTKQQLKLEISQAKSNYLFSIEEYENKKQNLALAERIEQKNQTKFFEGISSSFDLRQAQTQLYASQQEFLQAMLDLINNKAELDKVLNTPLNHK; the protein is encoded by the coding sequence ATGAAAAACAGACTAATTTTATTTTTTAGTTTATTAAGTAGTTTCGGGCTTTTTTCGCAAGAAAATAGCCTTAGTTTTTCTTTACAGGAAGCTATAGATTACGCATTAGAGCACAACAGAACCGTGCAAAATGCTGCTCTTGATATTGAAGCTGCCAAAAAACAAAAATGGGAAACAACCTCTACAGGTTTACCGCAAATTAATGCTAGTATAGATTATAATCATTGGCTAAAACAACAAATATCTCTTATTCCTGCCGAATTTTTTGGTGGTAACCCAGGAGAATATGCAGAAGCCGTTTTTACCACTAAACAATCTTTAACTGCTACCGCTACACTTTCTCAAAAAATATTTGATGGTTCTTACTTAGTTGGTTTACAATCGGCTAAAGTGTATTTAGAAATCTCTAAAAACGCCAAAGAAAAAACCGATTTAGAAATTAGACAAGCCGTTATTAACGCCTACGGCAACGTACTACTTGCAGAAGAAAGCATTAATATTTTAAAAAGAAACATTGACGTTTTACAAAAAAACTTAGATGAAATAACTAAGATTTATGAAAACGGTCTTGAAGAAGAAGAAAGTGTAGAACAATTACAAATCACATTATCTAGTGTGCAAAGTAATTTAAAAAACACCCAACGTTTAAAAAACATAGCTTACCAAATGCTAAATATAACTTTGGGTATAGATGTTCAGGATAAAATAACCCTAACAGATTCTCTAGAAAGTTTAGCGTCAGAAAATATTACTCTAAATATTTTTGAAAACGAAAACGCTGTTGAAAATAATATAGATTATAAAATAGCCACTAACAACATTCGTTCTAACGAGCTGCTTTTAAAATTAGAAAAAAGCAAAGCCCTACCAACTTTAAACGCCTTTGTTAACGGTAGTTATAACGGATACGGCGAGCAATTTAATTTTTTAAAAAAAGAACAAGATTGGTACGGAGCTTCTCTTTTTGGGGTAACCATGAATATTCCCATTTTTAGTTCATTGGGCAAAAGTGCAGCTACCCAAAAAGCTAAAATTAATTTAGAAAAAGCTAAAAACGATTTTGAAAACACCAAACAACAATTAAAATTAGAAATATCTCAAGCTAAAAGCAACTACCTGTTTTCTATTGAAGAATATGAAAACAAAAAACAAAATTTGGCACTGGCAGAACGCATAGAACAAAAAAACCAAACCAAGTTTTTTGAAGGTATTTCTTCTAGCTTTGACTTAAGACAAGCGCAAACACAGCTCTACGCATCTCAGCAAGAATTTTTACAAGCAATGCTAGACTTAATTAACAATAAAGCAGAATTAGATAAAGTATTAAACACGCCTTTAAACCATAAATAA
- a CDS encoding ABC transporter permease: protein MLKILKYSFFDLMRSRWSYVYFAFYLLLGIVLLFLNHNLSKAVITLMNVIIILVPLIGTIFGVMYYYNSKEFTELLLAQPLKRSSIFLGQYLGVAISLSMSLILGLGIPFILYGLFKSSAIWDFLLLLITGTFLTFIFTALAFNIALSNENKIKGFGYAILLWLFLAIIYDGIFLMSLIIFEDYPLDKLSLIGTMLNPIDLSRTLILLKLDISALLGYTGAIFKKFFGTNFGLIISLLTLSFWVILPITRIVFKSRKKDF, encoded by the coding sequence ATGCTTAAAATATTAAAATATAGTTTTTTCGATTTAATGCGTAGCCGCTGGAGTTACGTTTATTTTGCTTTTTATTTGTTGCTAGGAATTGTGTTATTATTTCTAAACCACAATCTTTCTAAAGCAGTTATAACCCTAATGAACGTTATTATTATTTTAGTGCCGCTAATAGGCACCATATTTGGTGTAATGTATTACTACAATTCAAAAGAATTTACCGAATTATTATTAGCACAACCATTAAAACGATCATCTATTTTTTTAGGGCAATATTTAGGTGTGGCAATTTCACTTTCTATGAGTTTAATTTTAGGCCTAGGTATTCCTTTTATACTTTATGGACTATTTAAATCGTCTGCCATTTGGGATTTTTTATTATTGCTAATAACAGGTACTTTCCTTACCTTTATTTTTACAGCATTAGCATTTAATATAGCCTTATCTAACGAAAATAAAATTAAAGGTTTTGGGTATGCAATTCTGTTATGGCTATTTTTAGCTATTATTTATGATGGTATCTTTTTAATGTCCTTAATTATTTTTGAAGATTATCCGTTAGATAAATTATCCTTAATAGGCACCATGCTAAACCCTATAGATTTATCAAGAACACTTATCCTTTTAAAATTAGATATTTCGGCTCTACTAGGATACACTGGCGCCATATTTAAAAAGTTTTTTGGTACTAATTTCGGACTCATTATTTCCCTTTTAACACTTTCATTTTGGGTTATTTTACCAATAACAAGAATTGTTTTTAAATCCAGAAAAAAAGATTTTTAA
- the ric gene encoding iron-sulfur cluster repair di-iron protein, producing MKTIENKTVAEVVAENIKTAHVFKKHGIDFCCGGGITIEKACEKKQLDYQTLKNELLQVDDAPKSYNYNSWKLDFLIDHIINVHHAYVEESIPLILQYSNKVAKVHGHHYTEVIEINKLFTEVANELAAHLKKEEIILFPYIKKLLKYKNEDLELTKPPFETVNNPIKMMEEEHETAGNIFKKIAKLTNNYTPPEGACNTFKALYAKLDEFEQDLHQHIHLENNILHPKAKKLEQSFS from the coding sequence ATGAAAACAATCGAAAATAAAACAGTTGCAGAAGTAGTAGCAGAAAATATTAAAACCGCTCATGTATTTAAAAAACACGGCATAGACTTTTGTTGTGGTGGCGGTATAACCATTGAAAAAGCTTGCGAAAAAAAACAACTAGATTATCAAACACTTAAAAACGAACTCTTACAAGTAGATGATGCCCCAAAATCTTATAATTACAACTCATGGAAATTAGACTTTTTAATAGATCATATTATCAACGTACATCATGCTTATGTAGAAGAATCTATACCTTTAATTTTACAATACTCTAACAAAGTAGCCAAAGTTCATGGGCATCATTACACCGAAGTAATTGAAATTAACAAACTCTTTACTGAAGTTGCTAATGAGTTGGCAGCACACTTAAAAAAAGAAGAAATCATACTATTTCCATACATTAAAAAATTATTAAAATATAAAAATGAAGATTTAGAGTTAACAAAACCTCCTTTTGAAACCGTTAATAATCCTATAAAAATGATGGAAGAGGAGCATGAAACAGCTGGCAATATTTTTAAAAAAATAGCCAAATTAACTAACAATTATACACCTCCAGAAGGGGCTTGTAACACTTTTAAAGCGCTTTACGCTAAACTAGATGAATTTGAACAAGATTTGCACCAACATATTCATTTAGAAAATAATATTTTACACCCTAAGGCTAAAAAATTAGAACAAAGCTTTAGCTAA
- a CDS encoding efflux RND transporter periplasmic adaptor subunit — MKTKFYIPIIIFTVILSSCGDKNKSIEDIIASNDITEIRKKKLELETNLQEIDTEIKQLEEKIKELDPQHKIPLVTTFKTQEQVFKHYVELQGNVSTNQNVVINAEFSGVLTKIYVKEGQGVTKGQLLAKIDDGGLSMQLSQLQIQTDLAKTTFERQERLWKQKIGSELQYLQAKANYEAQLQATKQLKEQLAKTTVRAPFTGIIDDIITDEGTLVSPGQSALFRIVNLKDMYIETDVPELYITSITTGKNVKVEFPILDKVVDTKVRQAGSFINPANRTFKIQVPITNKANLIKPNLTAKLKINDYTNEKAILIPLSIISENAEGEQYVYTITDKNEDHAKVERVIITTGKTQGDHIEILSGLTSNMEIINEGARSVKEGQEVKILDL; from the coding sequence ATGAAAACCAAATTTTACATTCCAATAATAATTTTTACGGTGATTTTAAGTAGCTGTGGAGATAAAAATAAATCTATTGAAGATATTATTGCATCTAATGATATTACAGAAATAAGAAAAAAGAAATTAGAACTAGAAACAAATCTTCAAGAAATAGATACCGAAATAAAACAATTAGAAGAAAAAATTAAAGAATTAGACCCACAACATAAAATTCCTTTAGTTACCACTTTTAAAACCCAAGAACAGGTTTTTAAACATTACGTTGAATTACAAGGTAATGTAAGTACCAATCAAAATGTGGTTATCAATGCAGAATTTAGCGGTGTATTAACCAAAATTTATGTAAAAGAAGGGCAAGGTGTTACTAAAGGACAATTATTAGCCAAAATTGATGATGGTGGTTTAAGTATGCAACTTTCTCAATTACAAATTCAAACAGATTTAGCAAAAACCACTTTTGAGCGTCAAGAACGTCTTTGGAAACAAAAAATTGGTAGCGAGTTACAATACCTTCAAGCCAAAGCCAATTACGAAGCCCAACTTCAAGCTACAAAACAACTTAAAGAACAACTAGCAAAAACCACTGTTAGAGCACCATTTACTGGTATTATTGATGATATTATTACAGATGAAGGAACTCTGGTTTCACCAGGTCAATCTGCTCTTTTTAGAATTGTAAATTTAAAAGACATGTATATTGAAACCGATGTGCCAGAGCTTTACATAACCAGTATTACCACTGGTAAAAATGTGAAGGTAGAATTTCCAATTCTTGATAAAGTAGTTGATACCAAAGTTCGTCAAGCAGGTAGTTTTATCAATCCTGCCAATAGAACTTTTAAAATACAAGTACCTATCACTAATAAAGCTAATTTAATAAAGCCTAACCTTACTGCAAAACTTAAAATAAATGATTACACCAATGAAAAAGCCATTTTAATTCCTTTAAGTATCATTTCAGAAAATGCTGAAGGTGAGCAATATGTTTACACTATTACCGATAAAAATGAAGACCACGCAAAAGTAGAACGCGTAATTATTACTACTGGTAAAACACAAGGTGACCACATTGAAATTTTATCTGGTTTAACCAGTAATATGGAAATTATTAATGAAGGTGCAAGAAGTGTAAAAGAGGGGCAAGAAGTTAAAATTCTTGATTTATAA
- a CDS encoding TetR/AcrR family transcriptional regulator: MREKIIHKAGELFLNYGFKSITMDDIANNLGISKKTIYVHFANKTKLVQATTMRLFESISNGIACICELNKNPIEEIYTIKQFVMKHLKNEKSSPQYQLQKYYPKIYNSLKNKQFDVMRGCVIRNLERGVAEGLYRENINIDFISRIYFNSMMIIKDNNLFPKDKFTMSMLMNNHIEYHLRGICTPKGLDILNDHINSNQS; the protein is encoded by the coding sequence ATGAGAGAAAAAATTATACATAAGGCTGGAGAGTTATTTTTAAACTATGGGTTTAAAAGCATAACAATGGACGATATTGCTAACAATTTGGGCATATCTAAAAAAACCATTTATGTTCATTTTGCTAATAAAACTAAACTAGTACAAGCAACTACAATGCGCTTGTTTGAGTCTATATCAAATGGCATTGCATGCATTTGTGAGCTAAACAAAAACCCCATTGAAGAAATATATACTATTAAGCAATTTGTGATGAAGCACCTTAAAAATGAAAAGTCTTCGCCTCAATACCAGCTACAAAAATACTATCCTAAAATTTACAACTCGTTAAAAAACAAACAATTTGATGTTATGCGAGGGTGCGTTATAAGAAATTTAGAACGTGGCGTAGCAGAAGGACTTTATAGAGAGAACATTAATATAGATTTCATTTCTAGGATTTATTTTAATTCTATGATGATTATAAAAGACAACAACCTTTTTCCTAAAGACAAATTCACCATGTCAATGCTTATGAATAACCATATAGAATATCATTTACGTGGTATTTGCACTCCCAAAGGACTAGACATTTTAAATGACCACATCAATTCTAATCAATCATAA
- a CDS encoding polyprenyl synthetase family protein: protein MLSIEKYQQEFVFFLKNYQIKKEPKGLYKPIEYILNLGGKRLRPVLTLMTTDIFGGNYKEALHAALSVEVFHNFSLVHDDIMDDAPLRRGKETVHEKWDVNTGILSGDAMLIMAYQLFENYQASTFQSLAKLFSKTALEVCEGQQYDVDFETRNDVTITEYLKMIEYKTSVLVAAAMKMGAIVAGASKEDQNNIYEFGRNLGIAFQLQDDYLDAFGNPETFGKQVGGDIIENKKTYLYLKALEFSSEKEQQHLKHLYNIETNKTDEKIFAVKELFKSSGASKATKQAILDYTNKAFLVLESLNISEAKKQLLKEFGTSLMSRNV, encoded by the coding sequence ATGCTATCCATAGAAAAATACCAACAAGAATTTGTTTTCTTTCTAAAAAATTATCAGATAAAAAAAGAGCCTAAAGGGTTGTATAAACCCATTGAGTATATTTTAAATTTAGGAGGAAAGCGGTTACGTCCTGTATTAACATTAATGACTACCGATATTTTTGGCGGTAATTATAAAGAAGCTTTACATGCAGCTTTAAGTGTTGAGGTTTTTCATAATTTTTCTTTAGTACATGATGATATTATGGATGATGCACCATTAAGACGAGGCAAAGAAACTGTTCATGAAAAGTGGGATGTAAATACAGGAATTCTATCTGGTGATGCTATGTTAATTATGGCATATCAACTATTTGAAAATTACCAAGCCAGTACATTTCAAAGTTTAGCTAAGTTGTTTAGTAAAACTGCTTTAGAGGTTTGTGAAGGGCAACAATACGATGTAGATTTTGAAACCAGAAATGATGTTACTATTACAGAGTATTTAAAAATGATAGAATACAAAACGTCTGTTTTAGTAGCAGCAGCAATGAAAATGGGAGCCATTGTAGCAGGGGCTTCTAAAGAAGATCAAAATAATATTTACGAATTTGGAAGAAACTTAGGAATAGCATTTCAGCTACAAGATGATTATTTAGATGCTTTTGGAAACCCAGAAACCTTTGGAAAACAAGTGGGTGGCGATATTATTGAAAATAAAAAAACCTATTTATACTTAAAAGCTTTAGAGTTTTCTTCTGAAAAAGAACAACAGCATTTAAAGCATCTTTATAATATTGAAACCAATAAAACCGATGAAAAAATATTTGCGGTTAAAGAACTGTTTAAATCATCTGGAGCATCTAAAGCCACAAAACAAGCTATTTTAGATTATACAAATAAAGCTTTTTTAGTACTTGAAAGTTTAAATATTTCTGAAGCTAAAAAACAACTTTTAAAAGAATTTGGCACCAGTTTAATGAGTAGAAACGTATAA